A part of Candidatus Omnitrophota bacterium genomic DNA contains:
- a CDS encoding hemolysin family protein → MAASADETNLLIQAVVFVLCVLASAFFSGAETALTSMTKIRVKRLFGEGEEVYKKLEPWLHNPNHFLATILVGNNFVNILASVLAANICETILLTWFSASIAFAYGSAVAVAIATFLLLVFGEIVPKTYSKEHAVRISQKVIGPLSAMYRVLRPVIALFLFLSNSIIRLFGGPAIKELSTLTEDDIRALIEMSEKEGVLEEEEREMIHSIIDFGDLHVNEIMTPRVDFHAINVDLSWDRAKEEAVKHGHSRIPVYENDLDHIVGVLYVKDLLREGNGHSHIVLRDILRPSLIVPETKKVSELLTMFRKEKNHMAIVVDEYGLTTGLVTIEDALEEIVGDIQDEYDDELPEYEIGEDGAIVADAKINLYDLSELLEEEFPEEDVKTLGGFISSISGTVPEIGEEVRYKDFLFVILDSDERRIIRVKIVREAKDSPEANSRPEKERNDRHQADEPKNNS, encoded by the coding sequence ATGGCAGCGAGCGCGGATGAGACGAATCTTCTCATCCAGGCGGTTGTATTTGTTCTCTGCGTATTGGCTTCCGCCTTCTTTTCCGGGGCCGAGACGGCGTTGACTTCCATGACGAAGATCCGCGTCAAGCGGCTATTCGGCGAGGGGGAAGAAGTCTATAAAAAATTGGAGCCGTGGCTGCACAATCCAAACCACTTTCTCGCCACGATTCTTGTAGGAAACAATTTCGTCAATATTCTCGCTTCGGTTTTGGCGGCGAATATTTGCGAAACCATCCTCCTCACTTGGTTTTCCGCTTCCATCGCATTCGCTTACGGTTCCGCCGTGGCTGTCGCTATCGCCACATTCCTGCTGCTCGTCTTCGGCGAGATTGTCCCCAAAACGTACAGCAAAGAGCACGCCGTTCGCATCTCCCAAAAGGTAATCGGCCCTTTGAGCGCTATGTACCGGGTTTTGCGGCCCGTGATCGCCCTTTTTCTGTTTCTATCGAATTCGATCATTCGCCTTTTCGGCGGACCGGCGATTAAGGAACTTTCCACGTTGACGGAGGACGATATCCGAGCCTTGATCGAAATGAGCGAAAAGGAGGGGGTGCTTGAAGAAGAAGAGCGAGAGATGATTCACAGCATCATCGATTTCGGCGACCTTCACGTCAACGAAATTATGACCCCGCGCGTTGATTTTCACGCCATCAACGTGGATCTTTCCTGGGATCGCGCCAAGGAAGAAGCGGTCAAGCACGGTCATTCGCGCATACCCGTTTACGAAAACGACCTGGACCATATCGTCGGCGTACTCTACGTCAAGGATTTGCTGCGGGAGGGAAACGGCCATTCCCATATCGTCCTTCGCGATATTTTGCGCCCCTCTCTGATTGTGCCTGAAACCAAAAAGGTGAGCGAATTGCTCACAATGTTCCGTAAAGAGAAAAATCACATGGCCATCGTCGTGGACGAGTATGGACTCACGACGGGACTGGTCACCATCGAAGACGCCTTGGAAGAGATCGTCGGCGACATTCAGGACGAATACGACGATGAACTGCCGGAATACGAAATCGGTGAAGATGGCGCTATCGTGGCCGACGCCAAGATCAATCTGTACGATCTTTCGGAACTCTTGGAAGAGGAATTTCCGGAGGAAGACGTGAAAACATTAGGCGGTTTCATCTCTTCGATTTCGGGAACGGTACCGGAAATCGGAGAAGAAGTCCGTTATAAGGATTTTCTCTTCGTCATCCTCGATTCCGACGAACGGCGCATTATCCGCGTGAAAATCGTCCGCGAGGCGAAGGACTCCCCTGAAGCGAATTCCCGCCCGGAAAAGGAACGAAACGATCGCCATCAAGCCGATGAACCTAAAAATAATAGTTAA